A single window of Caldimicrobium thiodismutans DNA harbors:
- a CDS encoding ribbon-helix-helix protein, CopG family, giving the protein MRSILSISLPEKLSKSLDELSKVSGRSKSDIIRESLSLYIWEMKFKYLKKEFRPFAKKAGFVSEEDVFKSIS; this is encoded by the coding sequence ATGAGAAGTATTTTATCAATTAGTCTCCCTGAAAAGTTATCAAAATCACTTGATGAACTTTCAAAGGTAAGCGGACGCAGTAAAAGCGACATTATAAGGGAGTCTCTCAGCCTTTATATTTGGGAAATGAAGTTTAAATATTTAAAAAAAGAATTTAGACCATTTGCTAAGAAAGCTGGTTTTGTAAGTGAAGAAGATGTCTTTAAATCTATTTCATGA